GATTCCTCGGTAGAACCGCTTCCATCCTCAGCGTCGCTGGTTGTTTCCTCTGGCTCCTGGGTCGTAGAATCCTCTGGGTCTTCAGGTGCCACAGTGGTGTCGTCAGAAGAACCGCTTCCGTCCTCGGCTTCAGTGGTAGTTTCTTCCGGAGCCTGAGTGGTTTCCTCAGAACCGCTACCGTCCTCAGACTCAGTGGTGATTTCCTCCGGTTCCTGAGTGGTGGATTGCTCAGGGGCTTCAGGGGCCAGGGTGGTGCTATCTTCCGCGGAACCGCTACCTTCTTCAGAGCCGGTGGTGATTTCCTCTGGTGCCTGGGTGGTAGATTCCTCTGGAAGTTCGGGAGCCAGGGTGGTCTCCTCTGCGGGATTGGTCACATCCGTGGTGGATACAATATCGTCCTCGGTGGTAAGCTCAGGCAGATccgttggtggtggtggtggaggaggacGGTGATCACCGTGACCATGACCATTACCATGGCCATGATTGTTGCCATGATTACCATGGTGGTTGTTTCCGTGTCCATGGTTATTTCCGTGAGACTGGCCGTGACCATTGCCGGCATTCCACTGACCCTGACCATGCCCATTGGGGTTCCACTGATTCTGGCTATTCCACTTCTGTTCCTGCACGCTTTCCTCGTCACTGGAGGAGCCCCAGCCGAACTTCCTGGCCCAGTTGCCGCCAAAATTTCCAAACCAACCGCCGTTCGGGCGGCCGGAAGCCACTGCCACCAAGGCAGTCAGGAGGAGAAGAGTTAGGACCTTCATTTCGCAATTGTTTCGATTATACTACCGGTTTCTGCAGGTGGACATAGCTTTTATAGAAAGCTGATAACCACTTCCATTCACTGCCAGACATTTCGACCTCACATTGCCATACTGCCACATTCTTATCTAATCGCAAAGAACTTGTCTGATAGTCAGACCAACAATAATCGTAATTATCATATTTATCTGAGCCCAGAATTCGGATTGGTTGTTTACTGTTTGCCTTGAACTTAGGACACGTAAATACTTCTTGGAACACCCACAAATAAGAGATAATATTAAAGTTTTTCCAAAGAAGCTCTTGTCCAGACTGTATAAATTTTGCATAATGTCTTTACGATCAAGCGAAATTCacatcttttattttttggggtGCAAAGAAATTGTTGTTAGGCGGATCGTAAAGTGATAGTATCAGGTGTTCTCTAATTACCCCCAAGGGTAATtctattttgattttattttgtcgCCTCGTGTGAGTCACAAATTGGCTGGCACTTTCCACTGTTATCAGTGAAGAGCTGTTATCACGAAATTCCCGATTGATCATCGCGGAAAAAACGTAGAACAACACACCGATAAGATTCCTAGATTTCGTGTAACGATAATTTCCCAAATGgtgggaaaaacaaaaggtgATATAATAAATGAGATAGCACAGGTCCTTAAGAACACCCCCCATCGAtgctaataataattttaatttccatcaaaacaaagaaaaaaagtaaaaaataaacttcTAGCGCGGAACTGTATTTATATACAGTACACAGGGacttaaaactttttgcattaCCTCGTCAAGATTTTATTATGCCATGCGCTAGGAAACTTCCTCCAGCAAATCCTGCAGAACCAGCCAATGTAAGCtactaaatatgtatgtatttgtttcTCCGCCCGATTCTAGGATGACTTTCTGCTGGCCAAGAGGAACAAACCATCGCTGTCCATTGTCAATCCG
This genomic stretch from Drosophila yakuba strain Tai18E2 chromosome 3R, Prin_Dyak_Tai18E2_2.1, whole genome shotgun sequence harbors:
- the LOC6536399 gene encoding proteoglycan 4: MKVLTLLLLTALVAVASGRPNGGWFGNFGGNWARKFGWGSSSDEESVQEQKWNSQNQWNPNGHGQGQWNAGNGHGQSHGNNHGHGNNHHGNHGNNHGHGNGHGHGDHRPPPPPPPTDLPELTTEDDIVSTTDVTNPAEETTLAPELPEESTTQAPEEITTGSEEGSGSAEDSTTLAPEAPEQSTTQEPEEITTESEDGSGSEETTQAPEETTTEAEDGSGSSDDTTVAPEDPEDSTTQEPEETTSDAEDGSGSTEESTTEAPEESTSEAPEESTTEAPEESTSEAPEESTTEAPEESTSEAPEESTTDTLAV